Genomic DNA from Chitinophaga lutea:
AAGAAGCCGCAAAAGATTGGGCGAACAACTTCCTCGATATCGGGTATGAGATTGTTGATGACCAGCAAACGAAAATTTCCTAAACATGAAACTTTCAAAGCAACAAATAAAGCAGCATCAGAAATGTGTCGATCTGCTCAACCAGGAGGAGATGACCTACGACGAAAAACTGTTCGTTTATGAGAACTGGTATCCGGCGTATGATAATCAAATTGGAACGATCGCCTCGTTTTTTACTCCGGTTGGGCTTGCCAGAGACTTTCAGTTAATGGTAGGCGGTAAGTCAGTCGTAGACCTTTGCGCTGGGATTGGCATGCTTTCGTTCCTGTACTACCACAGGATGATTACCTGGGAGGAAACTGAGGTGCGTGTGGTTTGTGTTGAACGCAATTACGGATTCATCGAGGTGGGTAAGAAGCTTTTCCCTGAAGCAGAATGGATTCACGGTGATGTGCTGGATGAGGAACTGATCAAGTCTTTAGGCCGTTTTGATATGGCGGTGAGCAACCCGCCTTTTGGTAACATAAAATCCGACAGGTCATCGAAATGGCTAAAGTATAAGGGGAACGATTTCGATCTCAAAGTGGTTGAGATTGCCGGATACCTGGCGCCGATGGCCGCTTTCATTCTTCCTCAAGGGAGTTTGCCCTTTACGCTTTCCGACCCCGGCGGATACCGGAACCGGTCAACTGAAAAGTACCTGAAGTTTAACCGCGAAACCGGAATCGTCCTTGGCCCAAGCATGGGTATAGACTGCGATTTCTATAAAGGTGATTGGAAAGGCGCGGCCCCAACCGTAGAAGTAGCGGAAGTGGAATCTTACCTGGTGGATGACATGACCGTTGATCCTCCTGAAATCGAACCCGTAAAGCGGGAAACCTCATGGGCTGAGCTGCTCGGAGTAAACCGAGAAGCCATGTCTGACAAGGAAAGGAGGGCAAGATGGGAAGAATGGAAGGCGATGGCAAGAAAGGCCGGGGATAGTGAAGTAGTGGACTACTGGGCAAAGGACAATATCGACGAGTCATGTGCCGGCTGCGTCCACCGTGATAAGGACTGGTGCAAGCTCGCGGAGCTCCCCTGTAATATCAACCCAGTTCTGACCCTGCAAAGCGGAATGATAGGCATGGCATGTATGGGGGCCGGAAAACAGACCGCTCCAATTCAACAAACACTTTTTTAAACGCCCCGGCGGTACCGGGAGGAAGTAAGGATGCCAAAGAAGAATTCACATATCACCATTACAGATCAGTTTTGCGGCGCCGGCGGCAGCTCGCAAGGTGCGACAAGCGCCGGGGAAAAGCTGGGCGGCGGCGTAGAGGTTAAGCTGGCCCTCAATCACTGGCAACTGGCCATTGAAACGCACAATACCAATTTCCCGGATACTTTACATGACTGCACTGATATCAGCGCCAGCGACCCACGCAGGTACCCGTCCACTCATATTCTGATTACCTCACCGGAATGTACGAACCACTCCCTGGCCAAGGGCCAAAAAGTAGTGAAGCAGCAGCTCGACATGTTCGCCGCTGGGAAACTGGATGCCGCCGCCGAACGGTCCCGCGCGACCATGTGGGATGTTCCCCGATTCGCCGAATACCACGGCTATCTCGCCATTATCGTAGAGAACGTGGTGGACGCCCGCAAGTGGGTTATGTTCGAGAGCTGGCTCCACGCCATGCATGCACTGGACTATAAGCACCGCTGCGTATACCACAACAGCATGCACCACCACCCGACGCCGCAGAGCCGCGACCGCATGTACGTAGTTTTCTGGAAAAAGTGGCTGAAAGAGCCCAACCTCGACTACACGCCGGCCGCTCACTGTCCGAAATGCGGTAAGGACGTGGCGGCAGTTCAGACCTGGAAACGTTCGGATGTCAGGTTTGGGAAATACCGGCAACAGTACGTGTATTGCTGCCCCGTGGATGGATCGGTGGTCGAGCCCTATTATTACGCCGCGTTCAACTGCATCGACTGGTCGGACCCTGGCAGGCGAATCGGGGACCGGGAGAAGCCGCTCAGCCCCAACACGGCTAAGCGAATTCAGTACGGACTGGACCGCTACGGGAAAGAGCCATTTCAGGTTGTTAATTACTCCCCAGGGTACGCCAGGTCATTGAGTGAGCCCACCGGCACGGTCACTACAACAGATCATCATGGAATTGTGCAGCCGTTTATTATAAACGATCAGCACTCCACCGGCATCGGGCATCGTGTTCGGGCTGCGGCTGAGTGTATCCCCGCTGTGACCACCCAGCCACATTTTAAAGTGGTATTCCCTTTCGTGATCAAGCAGGAGCACAGTAAGAACGAGCAAAACGCCAGATCTACCGCTCAGGCCTTCCAGACGCAAACAACGCGACAGAGCATGGCGCTCATTGCGCCACCACCGGTGATGGTTGAAAATAAGGGGACTTCATTCGCAAAGAGCATAACGGCACCCGCCGGCTGTGTTACCACCGTGGGTTACCATGGTGGTAACGCAACGGAAGCCTGGCAGTCATTCCTGGCTTCCTATTACAACGGTAGCAACTGCGTGCAGCATTTCACCGAGCCCACCGGCACCATCACCACCAACGATAGGGCAGCCTTGGTAAACTACCAGACACCTCGGGTGGAGGATTGTTACTACCGCATGTTAAAAGCTCACGAAGTAAAGTTAGCTATGGCCTTTGGTCGAGATTACGTGGTCCTGGGGTCATCGAAAGACCAAGTGAAGCAGCTGGGGAACGCCGTAACCCCTCCGGTAATGGAGTGGCTGGTTGGCCAGATTCTTGAAATTCTTAACTAATTCACCATGGAACTGAACAGATTATATAACATGGATTGCATGGAGGGAATGAAGCAATTTCCGGACAAGTACTTTGAGCTGGCCATTGTTGATCCGCCTTATGGGATCGATATTGCGAATAGATCAGGTACAATAGGCATGAGAAAAAGTCAAGGGGGTCTGACTCAGTATCCTGGTGCAAAAAAATGGGACGCCAGCCGTCCCCCAATGGAGTATTTTGAAGAGCTTTTTAGAGTTTCAAATAATCAAATAATTTCCGGGGGAAACTACTTTGCTGACTTACTCCCTCCATCAAGGGGGTGGGTTGTTTGGATCAAGCCACAACCGGAGGGAGTGTCATTCGCGATGTCTGAATTGTTTTGGACTTCTTTTAACAAAAGCATAATTAATATTACTATATCTAGGTCGCTGATACAAAATACCACGTCTAATAATAAAAGAATAGCAAAATCGACAGCAAAAATCCACCCGACTCAGAAACCCATCGTGCTTTACAAACAGATCCTTTCAAAGTTCGCTAAGCCAGGCGACA
This window encodes:
- a CDS encoding methyltransferase; amino-acid sequence: MKLSKQQIKQHQKCVDLLNQEEMTYDEKLFVYENWYPAYDNQIGTIASFFTPVGLARDFQLMVGGKSVVDLCAGIGMLSFLYYHRMITWEETEVRVVCVERNYGFIEVGKKLFPEAEWIHGDVLDEELIKSLGRFDMAVSNPPFGNIKSDRSSKWLKYKGNDFDLKVVEIAGYLAPMAAFILPQGSLPFTLSDPGGYRNRSTEKYLKFNRETGIVLGPSMGIDCDFYKGDWKGAAPTVEVAEVESYLVDDMTVDPPEIEPVKRETSWAELLGVNREAMSDKERRARWEEWKAMARKAGDSEVVDYWAKDNIDESCAGCVHRDKDWCKLAELPCNINPVLTLQSGMIGMACMGAGKQTAPIQQTLF
- a CDS encoding DNA methyltransferase, which codes for MELNRLYNMDCMEGMKQFPDKYFELAIVDPPYGIDIANRSGTIGMRKSQGGLTQYPGAKKWDASRPPMEYFEELFRVSNNQIISGGNYFADLLPPSRGWVVWIKPQPEGVSFAMSELFWTSFNKSIINITISRSLIQNTTSNNKRIAKSTAKIHPTQKPIVLYKQILSKFAKPGDKILDTHVGSASSLIACIDMGFEFVGFELDPDYHAAATKRMELYQSQLKMF
- a CDS encoding DNA cytosine methyltransferase — protein: MPKKNSHITITDQFCGAGGSSQGATSAGEKLGGGVEVKLALNHWQLAIETHNTNFPDTLHDCTDISASDPRRYPSTHILITSPECTNHSLAKGQKVVKQQLDMFAAGKLDAAAERSRATMWDVPRFAEYHGYLAIIVENVVDARKWVMFESWLHAMHALDYKHRCVYHNSMHHHPTPQSRDRMYVVFWKKWLKEPNLDYTPAAHCPKCGKDVAAVQTWKRSDVRFGKYRQQYVYCCPVDGSVVEPYYYAAFNCIDWSDPGRRIGDREKPLSPNTAKRIQYGLDRYGKEPFQVVNYSPGYARSLSEPTGTVTTTDHHGIVQPFIINDQHSTGIGHRVRAAAECIPAVTTQPHFKVVFPFVIKQEHSKNEQNARSTAQAFQTQTTRQSMALIAPPPVMVENKGTSFAKSITAPAGCVTTVGYHGGNATEAWQSFLASYYNGSNCVQHFTEPTGTITTNDRAALVNYQTPRVEDCYYRMLKAHEVKLAMAFGRDYVVLGSSKDQVKQLGNAVTPPVMEWLVGQILEILN